GTAAATATACCAGTTGTGTTCTTGACAGGGGCAAAGGAAAATGAAATCGCTTCAGAGGTTTTAAAACTTGGTGCAGTTGATTATTATGTGAAGGAAGATATAATCGGACCGATACTGCCAGTTTTGATCGTTAATATCGTTGAAAGGGAAAATTTAAAAAAGGAAATTGAGAAAGACAGAGATGAAAGTTCCCAAAGGATTGAAGCAATTCAAGAGCTGGTTATCACAGTTTCCCATGAGATAAACAACCCGCTTGCAGCTATAAAACTTGCTGCGAACATCTTGCTCAAAAAAGAACTTCCGGTGGATATAAAGACATACATCAAGATAATAAAAGAAAATGTTGACAGGATTGAGCATACGATTTTGAAGTTAAGGGAACTTAGAAGCGAGCAAATCGTCCCATATGTTGGAAGGTTGCGAATGTTTGATTTATCTTCTGGAGGTGAAAAAAAGGAAGGTGGATAAATGCCTGATGGGAGCATTAAACCGAAAATACTCGTTGTAGATGATGAGGAATACCTATGTGAGCTTTTAAAGGAAGAGCTTCTTTCTACGAAAATGTTTGAAGTTGATATAGCAAATGATGGAGCTCAGGCGATAAATAAAATTCAAAGTGGGCTCTATGACCTTGTCTTGCTTGATATAAAAATGCCGAGGATTTCGGGGATTGAAGTTTTAAAGTTCATAAAAGAATTTTCACCGGATACTGAAGTTATTATGATAACGGCCCATGGAGATATAAAGCTTGCGGTTGAGACGATAAAGCTTGGTGCCTTTGATTTTATAACGAAGCCATATAATTTTGATGAGCTTCTTGTTTCAATTCAAAATGCGCTTGAGCGAAGGAATTTGAAACTTCAAAACAGGTTGATGAAAAAAGAGATTTCGCGCCTCATCCACGATGATGAAGTTGTGGGGCAAAGCAAAATTTTTAAAGATGTGCTTGACATTGTCGCTAAAGTTGCCGGGACTGATGCAACTGTTTTGATTTATGGTGAGAGCGGAACCGGGAAAGAAGTCATAGCACGCCTTATCCATAAAAATAGCCCAAGGCGTGATAAACCATTCGTTGCGATAAATTGTGCTGCGATTCCTGACACTTTGATTGAATCGGAATTATTTGGACACGAAAAAGGGGCTTTTACGGATGCTTATACTTCAAAGCCTGGGCTTGTTGAGATTGCAAATGGCGGGACATTGTTCCTTGATGAAGTTGGGGATTTAAGTCAATATGTTCAGCCGAAACTTTTAAGGTTTATTGAAACGGGCGAATTTAGAAGAGTTGGTGGAAATAACATTCTTAAAGTTGATGTTAGAATAATTTCAGCCACTAACAAGGACTTGAGTGAAGAGGTACGCAAAGGGAATTTCAGAGAGGACTTGCTTTACAGGTTAAATGTTGTTACGATTCGGCTTCCCGCATTAAGGGAAAGAAAAGAAGATATACCTCTTTTTGTTGATTATTTTTTAAAGAAGAAAACACTTGGGCGGAAAAAAATGAGTCCAGAAGCGATGAAGATATTGATTGAGTACGATTGGCCTGGGAATATACGCGAGCTTGAAAATGTCATTGAAAGAGCTGCTATCCTTGCAAAAGATGATTTGATAAAGCCTGGGGACTTAGCTATAAAGCCGGAATTGAAGGAAGATTATTATGCAAAGCTTGCGAAAAAGCCCGTTAATTCACTTTCGCTTGCTGAACTTGAGAAGATTCATATTGAAAATGTCCTTAAGGCAAATAATTGGAATAAATCAAAGACCGCTGAAGTACTTGGAATTAGTTTAAAAACGCTTTACCTTAAGTTAAAGCGGTATGGGATAACTGAACCGTTTTAATCATTTAAATAAAACAAAAATTTTGGGAGAAATGATGGGGATGGAAATGGAAAGGGAAAATACGCAACCAATTGAGATCCAGGAGGGAGAGGGCAAACCGAAGTTAATAGCTGGGAGACAGCCGGTTATTGAAGCGCTTAAATCACAAAGCGTTATGATTGAAAAAATTTACATCCTTCACGGGATAAGAGGAAGTCAAATTGATAAGATAAGAAATTTGGCGCGCAAAAAGGGCGTGCCAGTTGTTGATTTAAACAAACAAAGATTTCGTGAATTGGCAAGCGACATAGCCACGCAGGGCGTTATCGCAATGATATCTGAGGCAAAATATATAAGTGTTGATGATATTTTGAACATCTCAAAGGAAAGAGGAGAAGCACCGTTTATTTTAATTCTTGACGAGATCGTTGATCCGCAAAATTTTGGAGCACTTGTTAGAACCGCTGAATGTGCTGGAGTTCATGGGGTTATAACTACAAAGCATCACACAGCGATTATAAATTCAACGGTTGCCAGAGCTTCAGCTGGAGCTGTGGCTCACATTGGAATAGCTAAAGTTACAAATCTTGCACAAACGCTTGACGAACTTAAAGAAAAAGGGATTTGGATAGTTGGAGCGGATGCAAACGCTGCGAAATATTACTATGAAGTTGATTACACAATGCCCGTCGCTATCGTCATAGGAAATGAAGGCAAAGGTTTAAGATTTCTAACCAAACAGAAATGTGATTTTCTTGTTAAGATTCCAATGTATGGAAAAGTTGAATCGCTGAATGCCTCCGTTGCAGGTGCTTTGATTATGTATGAGGTTGTCAGAGCGAGGGAGTTGAGAAAGAAAAAAAATATAAATCCGTATATTTTAAATGAACCGATCTCGGAGTTTTTCTCCCCCATAGCTGAGCAGCAAAAATTGATCAGCGAGCAAATTGAAAAAGAGGAAAATCCCGAAACCAAGAAGAAAAAGAAAACGAAGAAACAGCAGAAGTGAATTTTGAAATTCAGGAAAGAATTTTGAAGCTTGCGGATAAATTTTTACCGAGGATTGTCAGCATAAGAAGAAGGATACATCAATATCCCGAGCTTGCTTTTGAGGAATATAGGACTTCCAAGCTTGTTTCAAAGGTTTTAAGTTCGCTTGGTTTTAAGGTTATAACAGGTATAGCGAAAACAGGGGTTGTTGGTATCCTTGAAGGGAGAGGGAGTGGGAAAGGGGATTATGAAGTTGTTGCTTTGCGTGCGGATATGGATGCACTTCCGATTCAAGAGCAAACTGGTTTGCCATTTTCTTCAAAAATTCCCGGTAAGATGCATGCTTGCGGACATGATTCACATACCGCAATGCTTCTAGGTGCTGGTATGATTTTAAAACAGTTGCAAGAACATTTCAATGGCATTGTAAAATTTATCTTTCAGCCAAGCGAGGAAAAAAATCCAGGCGGGGCAAGCTTGATGATAAAAGAAGGTGTGTTGAAATCCCCGGATGTTGAAATTATCTTCGGTTTACATGTTCGTCCAGACGCTGAGCCTGGGACCGTTTTCATTAAAGAAGGTCCGCTTATGGCTTCTTCTGACGAGATATATCTCAAGATCAAAGGTCGCGGTGGGCATGGAGCTCGTCCTCATTATACGGTTGACCCAATTGTGATCGCTTCGGAAGTTATACTTTCACTTCAAAAAATCGCAAGCAGATTCTTTGACCCGATTGAACCAAGAGTTTTAACGATTGGTTCTATTCACGCTGGCTCAGCAACAAATATAATTCCTGATGAAGTTTTAATCTCGGGTACTTTGAGAACAATGAACGAGGATTGGAGAAGAAAAGCCTGGTCAATGATTGAACAAGTTGTAAAGGGTATAACTTCCGCTTATGGGGCTGAATATGAGCTCAGAATTAGCAAAGGTTATCCCGTTCTTGTTAATCATAAAGAAGCGACTGAATTTGCGAGAAAAAGGGCGATTGAATTGCTCGGGGAAAAGAAGGTTTTTGAGGCAAGACCTGTCATGGGGGCTGAGGATTTTGCTTATTATCTTCAAAAAGTCCCTGGTTGTTTTATCTGGCTTGGCGCTGGAAGTAAAAACTCAAAATATGATATCCACAGTTCAAAGTTTACGATAAATGAAAATGCAATGAAATTCGGTGCTTCCATTCTCGCTTATCTTGCCTTTTGTTCCCTTTCAAATAAAGTTAAGTCATAGAGTTGCTCACTGGGGAAGAGCCGAGGTTTAAAAAGTTTTCCGATACAATTGATAAATTGATGTTTATCATCGCTGGCTCTGTCATAGCAACGCTTTTAATTGAACATGGCTTTTACATTGACGACATCGTGAGAAAAATTATCCATCAGTTTAATTCTTTCGCAGTTTTTTATTTTGTTTTCTTCAATCTGTCAAAGCTTGTAATAAGTGAAAAGCCGTTGAGTTACATACGCAGGAAATGGATTGAATTTGTTTTGACTTTTTTAATTTTGATTCAAATTTTCGGCTTTTTGATTTACATCCGTCAGCCATATAAAGTTGATGTTTTGACCTTGACGAGAATTTACATTGCTTCTGTGCAGGTTTATCTGGCGCTTGATATTTGGTTCAAAGTGATAAGATATAGTCAGAAGTTGGTTCAAAAGTCGGTGCATCCAGCAAGGTTATTTATGTTGAGTTTTTTGATTTTAATTTTTTTGGGGACACTTCTACTTCTTTTGCCAAAAGCGACATACAAGGGGATATCTTTAATAGATGCTCTTTTCACAGCTACGAGTGCTGTTTGCGTTACAGGTTTGACTGTTGTTGACATTGGGTCATACTTCACTGCGCTTGGTCAATTCATCATAATGCTTTTGATTCAAGTTGGCGGGCTTGGGGTAATGACATTTACGACATTTTTTATAACCCTTCTCGGTGGTATAAGTTTGAGGGAGAGGATTTTGCTAAGCGAGATTTTCAATGAGAGAAGTTTAGCGAAGATATCTTCAACGATTACTAGGATTTTACTTTTGACATTTACGATTGAGTTTATAGGAGCGATTGCTCTTTTTAATTTTTTGCCTGATTCACTTTTTAAAAACAAGTCAGATAAAATTTTCCATTCGGTATTTCATTCAATCTCAGCGTTTTGTAACGCTGGTTTTTCAACCTTTTCAAATAATTTAATCGCCATTAAATATAACGCACCCGCCATTTTGACGATCGCATTTCTGTTTATAGCTGGGGGGCTCGGTTTTATAGTTTTAACCGAGTATACTGAAAAACCAATTTTAAGGTTATTGCGCAGTGTGAAATTATTCAGGGAGAGAATCCGACCTCAAAGTGTGACTTTAAGTTTGCATTCAAAACTTGCCCTTTCAACGACTTTTATTTTGATAATCTTTGGGACATTTTCTTTTTTCGTACTTGAATTTAACAACACTTTGAAAGGCGAGTCATTTTTTTACAAGGTTCTTCATTCTTTTTTCCAAGCAGTGACGCCTAGGACAGCCGGATTTAATACTTTGGATATATCTCAAATTTCAGTTGCTACTTCTCTTTTGATAATATTTCTTATGTGGGTGGGTGCTTCTCCAGGGTCAACTGGTGGAGGTATAAAGACGACATCATTTGCCTTGATAATCTTAAAGATAATTTCAATGATGAACGGTAGAGGAAAAGTGGAAATTTTTAAAAAACAGGTTCACGAGGAGACGGTGATGAGGGCTTTTGTGTTGGCTATTTTTTCAATTTTAATTTTATCAGTAGCGACTTTCTTTTTGACTTTGATTGAGAGGGGGAAGGGTTTGATTGACTTGTTTTTTGAAGTTGTTTCAGCTTTTGGGACTGTTGGATTGAGTCGTGGGGTGACATCAAATTTGACAAATGTTGGAAAGTTGATTATCATTATGATGATGTTTATTGGAAGAGTTGGAGTTTTGACTGTTTCCTTTGCTTTGTTCGGTAGGATTGAGAGGAGAAATTATGAGTTTCAGAAAGAAAATATACTTGTGACATAAATGAAAAAGGTCGCGGTTATTGGGCTTGGTAATTTCGGGAAAAGCCTGGCTGAGAATCTCGCTGAAGGAGGCGCGGAAGTCCTTGCAGTTGATATAAGCGAGGAAAAAATCAACGAGTTAAATCACCCTAACATAACTGCTGTCAAGTTTGACAGCACAGATGTCAGAGAACTTGAAAGGTTCGGAATTAAAGATATGGATGCAGTTGTTATAACGATTGGTGAAAATTTTGAAGCGTTACTTTTGACCTGTATGTTGTTAAAAGAAATGGGTGTCAAACGAATAATCGCTCGTGCGAACGAAAGAATCCATAAGAAAATTTTAAAAAGCGTTGGTATAAGGGAGGAGGATATAATCTCACCTGAAGAGGAGGTTGCAAGGCATCTTGCGAAAATTATTTTGCGTGAGGGTTTGCTTGAATTTTTTGAAATTGAGAAAGATTATGAAATCGCTCGCCTTAAAGCTCCATCTGAATTTATCGGTAAGTCGCTCAGAGAAATTGAGCTTAGAAAAAATTTCAATCTTCTTCTCGTCACAATAATTCGGAATAAGAAACCGATAGGTGTTCCTGACCCAGATGTGAAAATTGAAGACGGGGATGAACTTCTCATATTCGGCAGGGACAAAGATATTAAAAAGATAAGTTGATTAAGGTTATGTTTAAGATTACGGTTCAGAAAAATTTTTCGGCTTCGCATATAATCAGGGGTTACCCTGGTGAGTGTGGGCGATTGCACGGTCATAATTGGAAAGTTAAGGTAGTTGTAAAGACGGAGAAACTTGATCGTTATGGGATGGCTATTGACTTTAAAGAGATTTCGGAAATTTTAAATGATATAATTGAGAAGGTTGACCATTACCA
This genomic interval from Candidatus Thermokryptus mobilis contains the following:
- a CDS encoding response regulator encodes the protein MDKTELRVLLVEDDSSIAGLIKYYMKSYRGYFFNIDWVDSAEKGIEKLSNAGDYDIVILDYYLPGLNGVEALKILKARGVNIPVVFLTGAKENEIASEVLKLGAVDYYVKEDIIGPILPVLIVNIVERENLKKEIEKDRDESSQRIEAIQELVITVSHEINNPLAAIKLAANILLKKELPVDIKTYIKIIKENVDRIEHTILKLRELRSEQIVPYVGRLRMFDLSSGGEKKEGG
- a CDS encoding sigma-54-dependent transcriptional regulator is translated as MPDGSIKPKILVVDDEEYLCELLKEELLSTKMFEVDIANDGAQAINKIQSGLYDLVLLDIKMPRISGIEVLKFIKEFSPDTEVIMITAHGDIKLAVETIKLGAFDFITKPYNFDELLVSIQNALERRNLKLQNRLMKKEISRLIHDDEVVGQSKIFKDVLDIVAKVAGTDATVLIYGESGTGKEVIARLIHKNSPRRDKPFVAINCAAIPDTLIESELFGHEKGAFTDAYTSKPGLVEIANGGTLFLDEVGDLSQYVQPKLLRFIETGEFRRVGGNNILKVDVRIISATNKDLSEEVRKGNFREDLLYRLNVVTIRLPALRERKEDIPLFVDYFLKKKTLGRKKMSPEAMKILIEYDWPGNIRELENVIERAAILAKDDLIKPGDLAIKPELKEDYYAKLAKKPVNSLSLAELEKIHIENVLKANNWNKSKTAEVLGISLKTLYLKLKRYGITEPF
- the rlmB gene encoding 23S rRNA (guanosine(2251)-2'-O)-methyltransferase RlmB — encoded protein: MERENTQPIEIQEGEGKPKLIAGRQPVIEALKSQSVMIEKIYILHGIRGSQIDKIRNLARKKGVPVVDLNKQRFRELASDIATQGVIAMISEAKYISVDDILNISKERGEAPFILILDEIVDPQNFGALVRTAECAGVHGVITTKHHTAIINSTVARASAGAVAHIGIAKVTNLAQTLDELKEKGIWIVGADANAAKYYYEVDYTMPVAIVIGNEGKGLRFLTKQKCDFLVKIPMYGKVESLNASVAGALIMYEVVRARELRKKKNINPYILNEPISEFFSPIAEQQKLISEQIEKEENPETKKKKKTKKQQK
- a CDS encoding M20 metallopeptidase family protein; the protein is MNFEIQERILKLADKFLPRIVSIRRRIHQYPELAFEEYRTSKLVSKVLSSLGFKVITGIAKTGVVGILEGRGSGKGDYEVVALRADMDALPIQEQTGLPFSSKIPGKMHACGHDSHTAMLLGAGMILKQLQEHFNGIVKFIFQPSEEKNPGGASLMIKEGVLKSPDVEIIFGLHVRPDAEPGTVFIKEGPLMASSDEIYLKIKGRGGHGARPHYTVDPIVIASEVILSLQKIASRFFDPIEPRVLTIGSIHAGSATNIIPDEVLISGTLRTMNEDWRRKAWSMIEQVVKGITSAYGAEYELRISKGYPVLVNHKEATEFARKRAIELLGEKKVFEARPVMGAEDFAYYLQKVPGCFIWLGAGSKNSKYDIHSSKFTINENAMKFGASILAYLAFCSLSNKVKS
- a CDS encoding TrkH family potassium uptake protein, whose protein sequence is MLTGEEPRFKKFSDTIDKLMFIIAGSVIATLLIEHGFYIDDIVRKIIHQFNSFAVFYFVFFNLSKLVISEKPLSYIRRKWIEFVLTFLILIQIFGFLIYIRQPYKVDVLTLTRIYIASVQVYLALDIWFKVIRYSQKLVQKSVHPARLFMLSFLILIFLGTLLLLLPKATYKGISLIDALFTATSAVCVTGLTVVDIGSYFTALGQFIIMLLIQVGGLGVMTFTTFFITLLGGISLRERILLSEIFNERSLAKISSTITRILLLTFTIEFIGAIALFNFLPDSLFKNKSDKIFHSVFHSISAFCNAGFSTFSNNLIAIKYNAPAILTIAFLFIAGGLGFIVLTEYTEKPILRLLRSVKLFRERIRPQSVTLSLHSKLALSTTFILIIFGTFSFFVLEFNNTLKGESFFYKVLHSFFQAVTPRTAGFNTLDISQISVATSLLIIFLMWVGASPGSTGGGIKTTSFALIILKIISMMNGRGKVEIFKKQVHEETVMRAFVLAIFSILILSVATFFLTLIERGKGLIDLFFEVVSAFGTVGLSRGVTSNLTNVGKLIIIMMMFIGRVGVLTVSFALFGRIERRNYEFQKENILVT
- a CDS encoding potassium channel family protein, whose translation is MKKVAVIGLGNFGKSLAENLAEGGAEVLAVDISEEKINELNHPNITAVKFDSTDVRELERFGIKDMDAVVITIGENFEALLLTCMLLKEMGVKRIIARANERIHKKILKSVGIREEDIISPEEEVARHLAKIILREGLLEFFEIEKDYEIARLKAPSEFIGKSLREIELRKNFNLLLVTIIRNKKPIGVPDPDVKIEDGDELLIFGRDKDIKKIS
- the queD gene encoding 6-carboxytetrahydropterin synthase QueD — protein: MFKITVQKNFSASHIIRGYPGECGRLHGHNWKVKVVVKTEKLDRYGMAIDFKEISEILNDIIEKVDHYHLNDIPPFDKEQPTAENIAKFFYDEVKQRLSGREGVEIDFVEIWETEKYSAIYQEL